In a single window of the Streptococcus ilei genome:
- a CDS encoding glycosyltransferase family 2 protein, with amino-acid sequence MRTSELLIIIPAYNESGNIEKTIKMIEEHTPEFDYVIINDCSTDNTLEICKRNQFNVIDLPINLGIGGAVQTGYQYAVRHGYQYAVQVDGDGQHNPEFIKKMLEVLQEQEVNMVIGSRFIENQGFQSSFLRRIGITFFEKLIKILTGQKVTDPTSGLRVADRKVIEEFAKQYPSDYPEPETIVSLLTSGYSVAEVPVLMNEREHGESSITLSKSVYYMIKVTMAMLVARIGGGYKK; translated from the coding sequence TTGAGAACTTCAGAATTGCTAATTATTATTCCTGCTTATAATGAAAGTGGTAATATCGAAAAGACAATTAAGATGATTGAGGAACATACACCAGAATTTGACTATGTCATTATCAACGATTGTTCCACAGATAATACTCTGGAAATTTGTAAAAGGAATCAATTTAATGTCATTGATTTACCCATCAATTTAGGAATTGGGGGCGCTGTACAAACAGGTTATCAATATGCAGTTAGACACGGCTACCAATACGCTGTCCAAGTAGACGGAGACGGCCAACACAATCCTGAATTTATTAAAAAAATGTTAGAAGTTCTTCAAGAACAAGAAGTCAACATGGTGATTGGTTCACGTTTTATTGAAAACCAAGGTTTTCAATCATCTTTCTTAAGAAGAATCGGAATTACATTTTTTGAAAAATTGATTAAGATTTTGACTGGTCAGAAGGTAACAGATCCTACATCAGGATTGCGTGTAGCAGATCGAAAAGTCATTGAAGAATTTGCTAAGCAGTATCCAAGTGATTATCCTGAACCAGAGACCATAGTGTCGCTTTTAACTTCAGGCTACTCTGTTGCGGAAGTCCCTGTATTAATGAACGAACGTGAACACGGGGAATCATCTATTACCTTAAGTAAGTCGGTTTACTATATGATTAAAGTGACAATGGCTATGTTAGTGGCTAGAATAGGTGGAGGGTATAAGAAATAA
- a CDS encoding ABC transporter substrate-binding protein gives MKKLYSFLLGIVVVILVLAGLSARLEAKTNPKDSDKLVIYNWGDYIDPELLKEFTKETGVQVQYNTFDSNEAMYTKIKQGGTAYDIAIPSEYMIAKMMDENLLEKLDKSKLKGLDNIDPRFLDLDFDPDNQYSVPYFWGTLGIIYNSKMVDKAPEHWEDLWRPEYKNDIMMYDGAREVMGIGLNSLGYSLNSKDPQQLQEAVDKLYTLMPNIKALVADEMKGYMIQNNAAIGVTFSGEASQMLEANEDLRYVVPSEASNLWFDNIVIPKTVKNKEAAYAFINFMLRPENAYKNALYVGYSTPNKEAKKMLPKEVQEDQAFYPSDDTLKNLEVYEQLGKKWLGVYNDLYLQVKMYRK, from the coding sequence ATGAAAAAACTCTATTCATTCTTGTTAGGGATTGTGGTGGTAATCCTCGTTTTAGCGGGGCTAAGTGCCCGTCTTGAAGCCAAGACCAATCCAAAAGACAGTGATAAGCTGGTCATCTACAATTGGGGAGATTATATCGATCCAGAATTGCTCAAGGAATTTACCAAGGAAACAGGCGTTCAAGTCCAATATAATACCTTTGATTCCAATGAAGCCATGTACACCAAGATCAAGCAAGGGGGAACAGCATACGATATTGCCATCCCAAGTGAATATATGATCGCTAAGATGATGGACGAAAACTTGCTTGAAAAGTTGGATAAGTCCAAATTGAAAGGCTTAGACAATATCGATCCACGCTTCTTGGATTTGGACTTTGACCCGGACAATCAGTACTCAGTCCCTTATTTCTGGGGTACCCTTGGTATCATCTACAACAGTAAGATGGTTGATAAGGCACCTGAGCACTGGGAGGATCTATGGAGACCAGAGTACAAGAATGACATCATGATGTACGATGGGGCCCGTGAGGTCATGGGAATTGGACTCAATAGCTTAGGTTATAGCCTCAATTCCAAGGACCCTCAGCAACTCCAAGAAGCTGTGGATAAGCTTTATACCTTGATGCCTAATATCAAGGCCCTTGTAGCCGATGAAATGAAAGGCTACATGATCCAAAACAATGCGGCTATTGGGGTGACTTTCTCCGGTGAAGCCAGTCAAATGTTGGAAGCCAATGAGGACCTCCGCTACGTCGTCCCATCAGAAGCCAGCAATCTTTGGTTTGATAATATTGTCATTCCAAAGACGGTGAAGAATAAAGAAGCAGCCTATGCCTTTATCAACTTTATGCTTCGCCCAGAAAATGCTTATAAGAATGCTCTCTATGTCGGTTATTCCACACCGAATAAAGAAGCTAAGAAGATGCTACCAAAAGAGGTCCAAGAGGACCAGGCCTTCTATCCAAGTGATGACACGCTAAAGAACTTAGAAGTCTACGAACAACTTGGCAAGAAGTGGTTAGGCGTTTATAACGACCTCTACCTACAAGTGAAGATGTATCGGAAGTAG
- a CDS encoding ABC transporter permease yields the protein MKKISRIYLGLVFLLLYLPIFYLIAYAFNAGGDMNAFTGFTLEHFQSLFEDTRLMLILSQTFLLAFLSALIATIIGTFGAIYIYQSKKKFEGPFLSINNILMVAPDVMIGASFLILFTTIKFQLGFASVLMSHVAFSIPIVVLMVLPRLKEMNRDMINAAYDLGATQVQMLKEIMLPYLTPAIIAGYFMAFTYSLDDFAVTFFVTGNGFTTLSVEIYSRARQGISLNINALSALVFLFSILLVVGYYFITREKEETV from the coding sequence ATGAAAAAGATTTCACGTATCTATTTAGGATTGGTTTTCCTACTCCTTTATCTGCCAATCTTTTACTTGATTGCCTATGCCTTTAATGCTGGTGGGGATATGAATGCTTTTACAGGCTTTACCTTGGAGCATTTCCAAAGTCTCTTTGAGGATACGCGTCTTATGTTGATCCTCTCACAGACCTTCCTCTTGGCCTTCCTGTCAGCCTTGATTGCGACCATTATTGGGACCTTTGGGGCGATCTATATTTACCAATCTAAGAAGAAGTTTGAAGGACCGTTTTTGTCCATCAATAACATCCTTATGGTGGCACCTGACGTTATGATCGGGGCTAGCTTCCTGATCCTCTTTACGACGATCAAGTTCCAGCTTGGCTTTGCCTCTGTCTTGATGAGTCACGTGGCCTTCTCTATTCCAATCGTAGTCTTGATGGTCTTGCCACGCTTGAAGGAAATGAACCGTGATATGATCAATGCGGCCTATGACCTAGGAGCTACTCAGGTGCAGATGTTGAAAGAAATCATGCTTCCTTATTTGACACCTGCGATTATTGCCGGTTACTTCATGGCCTTTACCTACTCCTTGGATGACTTTGCGGTGACCTTCTTTGTCACAGGAAATGGCTTTACGACCTTGTCTGTTGAGATCTACTCACGGGCTCGCCAAGGGATTTCGTTGAATATCAATGCCCTTTCTGCCCTGGTCTTCCTCTTCAGTATCTTACTGGTGGTCGGCTATTACTTCATCACTAGAGAGAAGGAGGAGACAGTATGA
- a CDS encoding CocE/NonD family hydrolase has protein sequence MRKKNLSFILSALLLSPIVIATQVRADEVSEKATGADTELVGSPELVSIEKPQINPQPEAAGLESGGRAETESGYLLEEEASKLTETNDSLGDLPKPLLVSETPDKLSTLIENPHVANQNLSIGDTAIELLKWAEAKPDQTGSTAEDRLEFAKSLGMIPNGVGKDEPVQNLNHMISIAKKLKEAYRAEKKEPLILNGKTQPIFPFTPGDVETGYSNEKSDIVRFVVYVESDYDTDGDGKRDLIKTFVQLPKAVANGDFKASTIYEASPYVAGTTNKETLGEIGLKEEGEFDNKKLYRYVDPRRQTGSTTTLEHAKKADSKDWYYKNPNESDATFTRYDYENINWYNYFLVRGYAVVTTSGLGSYQSEGINTTGSDLEVAGYKSVIEWLNGKRVAYTDKTSNIAIKADWSNGKVGMTGLSWAGTTTFGVAATGVEGLKTIVPAAGIASWYDYYNSQGTTFNVGPYRDLSHLSVYVSNRILDPADWNKIKEDYARYITQLNRDQHKHGYNYSDIWKNRDYTLHPEKFKASALVMHGLNDDNVRTKHFELMYQTLKKAGQPVKLYLYQGDHIYPVNKRFGIKEGQQSVSDLLNLWFSHYLYDAENQVESLPEVTVSNNYDPSKWEHYSSWESSNKLTLKTLSRREEETIDNDYYGAGMDWTNRDSHTTKQSSTANALFTAEATEDVTIKGHIPVHFQAALAKLPNQELKDYQVNVQLVDLSDEEFDVASNKITYDEAGYKYQEMPLNTLSETGYWMGSNLKNIPDKQFGTIKTKYKVISSGWINLANPDAGYASSSSSKSIDPKLGEFRNYTVYLQPNLYTVKKGHKLGLVFTTFDSNYVWTDDPYSYRLKTRSIVAEIPTVQKSSLHYAWYVPNEKDETYQVLPLVENPLPEYPLDTLVPSVDQKEQIPNKDYTPYKPGSLAVESSKKDTLIPLAVNYQQERSETVDEELPQVSSTRKEDLYLPQTGMTTSFEVTSSVLGIVLLVGMGIVQVKEREN, from the coding sequence ATGAGGAAAAAGAATCTTTCTTTTATCTTGTCTGCTTTATTACTCTCACCTATAGTGATAGCCACTCAAGTTCGGGCTGATGAAGTTTCCGAAAAGGCTACAGGAGCAGATACTGAACTAGTCGGTTCGCCAGAACTTGTCTCTATAGAAAAGCCTCAGATTAATCCCCAACCTGAAGCTGCAGGTCTAGAGTCAGGTGGGAGGGCAGAAACTGAGAGTGGATACTTACTTGAGGAGGAAGCTAGCAAGTTAACTGAAACAAATGATTCTTTAGGAGACCTACCGAAACCTTTATTGGTATCAGAAACGCCTGATAAACTCTCGACTCTGATTGAAAATCCACATGTCGCAAATCAGAATCTGAGTATAGGGGATACAGCAATCGAGTTACTCAAATGGGCAGAGGCCAAACCGGATCAAACTGGTTCAACAGCAGAAGATCGTCTTGAGTTCGCAAAAAGCTTGGGGATGATTCCAAATGGGGTAGGCAAGGATGAGCCCGTCCAGAATCTAAATCATATGATTTCGATCGCTAAGAAATTAAAAGAGGCCTATCGTGCAGAGAAAAAAGAACCGCTCATCCTTAATGGTAAGACCCAGCCTATTTTTCCTTTTACTCCGGGTGATGTAGAAACTGGCTACTCGAATGAAAAGAGTGATATCGTCCGCTTTGTTGTCTATGTCGAATCAGACTATGATACAGATGGAGACGGAAAAAGGGACCTGATCAAAACTTTTGTTCAACTACCGAAAGCTGTTGCCAATGGGGATTTTAAGGCTTCGACGATCTATGAGGCAAGTCCTTACGTAGCGGGAACGACTAATAAGGAAACCCTTGGCGAAATTGGTCTAAAAGAAGAGGGTGAGTTTGACAACAAGAAACTCTATCGCTATGTAGATCCTCGTCGTCAAACCGGTTCTACCACGACTTTAGAACATGCTAAAAAGGCAGATTCTAAAGACTGGTACTATAAAAATCCAAACGAGAGTGATGCGACCTTCACTCGTTACGATTATGAAAATATTAACTGGTACAACTATTTCTTAGTACGTGGCTATGCCGTCGTTACCACATCTGGATTGGGAAGCTATCAGTCTGAGGGAATCAATACAACAGGAAGTGACCTAGAAGTAGCTGGTTATAAGAGTGTCATTGAGTGGCTAAATGGAAAACGAGTTGCTTATACAGATAAGACATCGAATATCGCTATAAAAGCAGATTGGTCGAATGGAAAAGTCGGTATGACAGGCCTGTCATGGGCAGGAACCACTACTTTTGGAGTCGCTGCGACAGGAGTAGAGGGCTTAAAGACTATCGTCCCTGCGGCTGGTATTGCAAGTTGGTATGATTATTACAACAGTCAAGGAACGACTTTTAATGTCGGTCCTTATAGAGATCTGTCTCATTTGTCTGTCTATGTATCCAACAGGATTCTAGATCCGGCTGATTGGAACAAGATTAAAGAGGACTATGCCCGCTATATCACTCAATTGAATCGCGACCAACATAAGCATGGTTATAATTATAGTGACATTTGGAAAAATCGCGATTATACTCTTCATCCAGAAAAATTCAAGGCCAGCGCTCTAGTTATGCATGGGCTAAATGATGATAATGTCAGAACTAAACACTTTGAGCTGATGTATCAAACCTTGAAAAAAGCTGGGCAGCCTGTGAAGCTCTACCTATATCAAGGGGATCATATTTATCCTGTCAATAAACGCTTCGGAATTAAAGAGGGCCAACAAAGTGTCAGTGACCTTCTCAACCTATGGTTTAGTCACTACCTATATGATGCCGAAAATCAGGTAGAATCTTTGCCAGAAGTAACCGTATCTAATAACTACGATCCATCTAAATGGGAACACTATTCTAGCTGGGAGTCTAGTAATAAATTGACCCTGAAGACTCTTTCTAGACGAGAGGAAGAAACCATTGATAATGATTATTATGGTGCAGGTATGGATTGGACCAATCGTGATTCACATACCACTAAGCAATCGTCAACTGCCAATGCTTTGTTTACAGCAGAAGCGACAGAGGATGTGACTATTAAAGGGCATATTCCTGTCCATTTCCAAGCCGCCTTAGCCAAGCTGCCCAATCAAGAGCTCAAAGACTACCAAGTTAATGTACAACTGGTCGATCTCTCAGATGAGGAATTTGATGTCGCATCCAATAAGATTACCTACGATGAGGCTGGCTACAAGTACCAAGAAATGCCTCTCAACACGCTTTCTGAAACAGGCTACTGGATGGGAAGTAATTTAAAGAACATTCCCGACAAGCAATTTGGAACCATTAAAACCAAGTATAAGGTCATCTCTTCTGGTTGGATCAATCTAGCAAATCCAGATGCAGGCTATGCCTCCTCTAGCTCTAGCAAGAGCATAGATCCCAAGCTAGGAGAGTTTCGAAACTATACAGTTTACCTACAGCCAAATCTTTACACGGTCAAGAAGGGGCATAAGCTGGGCCTAGTCTTTACCACCTTCGATAGTAACTATGTCTGGACGGATGATCCGTATTCCTATCGCTTGAAAACACGGTCCATCGTGGCAGAAATACCAACCGTTCAAAAGAGTAGTCTTCACTATGCTTGGTATGTTCCAAATGAAAAGGATGAAACTTATCAGGTCCTTCCACTCGTTGAAAATCCCCTACCAGAGTATCCACTGGACACCCTCGTGCCATCCGTGGATCAGAAGGAGCAGATACCAAACAAGGATTATACACCATACAAGCCAGGTTCATTAGCAGTTGAGTCTAGTAAGAAGGATACGCTGATACCACTAGCTGTCAACTACCAGCAAGAAAGATCAGAGACGGTGGATGAAGAGCTCCCTCAAGTGAGCAGTACTCGTAAGGAAGACCTTTATTTGCCGCAAACTGGAATGACCACCAGCTTTGAAGTCACTTCAAGCGTGTTAGGAATCGTTCTTTTAGTCGGAATGGGAATCGTCCAAGTAAAAGAAAGAGAAAATTAA